One Corythoichthys intestinalis isolate RoL2023-P3 chromosome 9, ASM3026506v1, whole genome shotgun sequence DNA window includes the following coding sequences:
- the wdr77 gene encoding methylosome protein 50 produces the protein MKVAGVESTMTKENPWNIPPNAPACMEKHLCGAQYRADGTLLLGCSSLTGRSWQGSLWIYSNPEQAPNEGFCKAGVQTETGVTDVKWMSEKSVVVASDAGALELWELAEDERLLVNRFTKHEHDHIVTSVSPVAAGNGAITGSMDCRIKVWDLSQEMVVTSYSAHTQPVTCVACSPTDDSLFISCGQDGRVLMWDKRKPHKPATRIELADSHCLPTAVSWHPQDRSTIALGDETGKVSVKDFLAKESARVVSVHSRRVNGLAFSTHSDTLLASISNDCSLAVLNSELKEIFRDQRHQDFVTGVCWLHEGSNKLTTVGWDHLVLHHTIKPIEGAASSS, from the exons ATGAAAGTTGCAGGAGTAGAGAGTACAATGACAAAGGAAAATCCGTGGAATATTCCTCCTAATGCTCCAGCCTGCATGGAGAAGCATCTGTGTGGGGCGCAGTACAGAGCAG ATGGCACCTTGTTGCTGGGATGTTCCAGTCTCACTGGCAGGAGTTGGCAAGGGTCGTTGTGGATCTACAGCAACCCAGAGCAGGCCCCCAATGAGGGCTTCTGCAAAGCTGGCGTGCAGACTGAGACCGGAGTCACGGATGTCAAGTGGATGTCTGAAAAGAGTGTTGTTGTGGCATCAGATGCAG GTGCCTTGGAGCTATGGGAGCTGGCTGAAGATGAGCGCCTCCTGGTCAACCGCTTCACCAAACACGAGCATGATCATATTGTCACCAGTGTGAGTCCCGTAGCTGCAGGAAACGGTGCAATTACTGGGAGCATGGACTGCAG AATTAAAGTGTGGGACCTGAGTCAGGAGATGGTTGTCACTTCATACAGCG CACACACACAACCAGTCACTTGTGTTGCCTGCAGTCCTACAGATGATTCTCTTTTTATCTCCTGTGGTCAA GATGGCCGTGTGCTCATGTGGGACAAAAGGAAGCCACATAAACCAGCCACAAGAATAG agTTAGCGGATTCACACTGCTTGCCCACTGCGGTCTCCTGGCACCCTCAGGACAGGAGCACTATTGCCTTGG GTGATGAGACCGGCAAGGTAAGCGTTAAGGATTTCCTAGCAAAGGAGTCTGCTCGTGTGGTGAGCGtccacagccgcagagtgaacgGCCTGGCATTTTCTACACATAG TGATACTTTGCTGGCCTCCATTAGTAACGATTGCTCCCTTGCTGTTTTAAATTCAGAACTGAAAGAAAT ATTTAGAGATCAGCGCCACCAGGACTTTGTCACGGGTGTGTGCTGGCTTCACGAAGGCTCGAATAAGCTCACCACTGTGGGCTGGGATCACCTTGTGCTTCACCATACAATAAAACCAATAGAGGGCGCCGCCAGCTCATCTTAG